In Capsicum annuum cultivar UCD-10X-F1 chromosome 7, UCD10Xv1.1, whole genome shotgun sequence, one genomic interval encodes:
- the LOC107878504 gene encoding probable receptor-like protein kinase At2g42960 isoform X2 codes for MSSGELKSELSRKTSFLGLKLWVLMGLCVGVFIVGILCMLSIWVTCRRKNRRTLDGYSHCQIPHVSKDIKVDRVGGAANVHDHPESLFLTVNDKSNETTSEKMLVHLGRSKSSDADNISQCSSIYHHERGFSSQSGEEGSSGTVRKQTSYGIAMPSPLIGLPEISQLGWGHWFTLRDLELATNRFSAENVLGEGGYGVVYKGRLINGTDVAVKKLLNNLGQAEKEFRVEVEAIGHVRHKNLVRLLGYCIEGVHRMLVYEYVNNGNLEQWLHGAMRHHGTLTWEARMKVLLGTAKALAYLHEAIEPKVVHRDIKSSNILIDDEFNSKVSDFGLAKLLDSGESHITTRVMGTFGYVAPEYANTGLLNEKSDVYSFGVLVLEAVTGRDPVDYSRPANEVNLVEWLKMMVGNRRAEEVVDPNLEVKPNTRALKRALLVALRCVDPDSEKRPRMSQVVRMLETEEVPYREDRRNRRSRTASMEIESVKESCSSSADVESKVGLLGI; via the exons ATGTCTTCTGGAGAATTAAAAAGTGAATTGTCTAGGAAGACTTCATTTTTGGGTCTCAAACTATGGGTTTTAATGGGGTTATGTGTTGGTGTATTTATCGTTGGGATACTATGTATGTTGTCGATATGGGTAACGTGTaggagaaaaaatagaagaacgTTGGATGGGTATTCGCATTGCCAAATACCCCATGTTTCCAAGGATATTAAGGTGGATAGAGTTGGTGGTGCTGCGAATGTCCATGATCATCCTGAAAGTTTATTTCTTACCGTTAATGATAAATCAAATGAAACCACGTCGGAGAAGATGTTAGTCCATTTGGGTAGGAGCAAATCTAGTGATGCTGATAACATCAGCCAATGTAGCTCTATATATCATCACGAAAGGGGCTTTAGTTCACAGTCGGGAGAAGAGGGAAGTTCAGGAACAGTGAGGAAACAAACATCTTATGGAATTGCAATGCCTTCTCCTTTGATTGGCTTGCCAGAAATATCACAGCTCGGGTGGGGACACTGGTTTACGCTCAGAGATCTTGAACTTGCAACGAATCGTTTCTCTGCTGAGAACGTGCTTGGTGAAGGGGGATATGGTGTAGTCTATAAAGGAAGGTTGATCAATGGGACAGACGTCGCTGTGAAGAAGCTCCTAAATAATCT TGGCCAAGCTGAGAAAGAATTTCGGGTTGAAGTAGAGGCAATTGGTCATGTTAGACACAAGAATCTAGTGCGTCTTCTTGGTTATTGCATTGAGGGTGTTCACAG GATGCTGGTTTATGAGTATGTCAATAATGGAAACTTGGAGCAGTGGCTGCATGGAGCGATGAGACATCATGGTACACTTACATGGGAAGCCCGTATGAAGGTTCTCCTTGGTACTGCAAAAGC GCTTGCTTACTTGCATGAAGCCATAGAACCTAAAGTAGTTCATCGAGATATTAAGTCTAGTAATATCTTGATTGATGACGAGTTCAACTCCAAGGTCTCTGATTTTGGATTGGCAAAACTCTTGGACTCAGGAGAGAGCCACATCACCACCAGAGTCATGGGCACATTTGG ATATGTGGCTCCAGAATATGCTAATACTGGATTGTTAAATGAGAAGAGCGATGTTTACAGTTTTGGTGTTCTAGTGCTAGAAGCAGTGACTGGTAGAGATCCTGTGGACTATAGCCGTCCTGCTAATGAG GTTAATCTTGTTGAATGGCTCAAAATGATGGTTGGAAATCGAAGGGCAGAGGAAGTTGTGGATCCTAACCTTGAAGTTAAGCCTAATACTCGTGCTTTGAAACGGGCACTTCTGGTTGCACTTAGATGCGTTGATCCTGACTCAGAAAAACGACCTAGAATGAGCCAAGTAGTTAGAATGCTTGAAACTGAAGAAGTTCCATATCGTGAG
- the LOC107878504 gene encoding probable receptor-like protein kinase At2g42960 isoform X1: MSSGELKSELSRKTSFLGLKLWVLMGLCVGVFIVGILCMLSIWVTCRRKNRRTLDGYSHCQIPHVSKDIKVDRVGGAANVHDHPESLFLTVNDKSNETTSEKMLVHLGRSKSSDADNISQCSSIYHHERGFSSQSGEEGSSGTVRKQTSYGIAMPSPLIGLPEISQLGWGHWFTLRDLELATNRFSAENVLGEGGYGVVYKGRLINGTDVAVKKLLNNLGQAEKEFRVEVEAIGHVRHKNLVRLLGYCIEGVHRMLVYEYVNNGNLEQWLHGAMRHHGTLTWEARMKVLLGTAKALAYLHEAIEPKVVHRDIKSSNILIDDEFNSKVSDFGLAKLLDSGESHITTRVMGTFGYVAPEYANTGLLNEKSDVYSFGVLVLEAVTGRDPVDYSRPANEVNLVEWLKMMVGNRRAEEVVDPNLEVKPNTRALKRALLVALRCVDPDSEKRPRMSQVVRMLETEEVPYREDRRNRRSRTASMEIESVKESCSSSADVESKVGRADSSTSDTILG, encoded by the exons ATGTCTTCTGGAGAATTAAAAAGTGAATTGTCTAGGAAGACTTCATTTTTGGGTCTCAAACTATGGGTTTTAATGGGGTTATGTGTTGGTGTATTTATCGTTGGGATACTATGTATGTTGTCGATATGGGTAACGTGTaggagaaaaaatagaagaacgTTGGATGGGTATTCGCATTGCCAAATACCCCATGTTTCCAAGGATATTAAGGTGGATAGAGTTGGTGGTGCTGCGAATGTCCATGATCATCCTGAAAGTTTATTTCTTACCGTTAATGATAAATCAAATGAAACCACGTCGGAGAAGATGTTAGTCCATTTGGGTAGGAGCAAATCTAGTGATGCTGATAACATCAGCCAATGTAGCTCTATATATCATCACGAAAGGGGCTTTAGTTCACAGTCGGGAGAAGAGGGAAGTTCAGGAACAGTGAGGAAACAAACATCTTATGGAATTGCAATGCCTTCTCCTTTGATTGGCTTGCCAGAAATATCACAGCTCGGGTGGGGACACTGGTTTACGCTCAGAGATCTTGAACTTGCAACGAATCGTTTCTCTGCTGAGAACGTGCTTGGTGAAGGGGGATATGGTGTAGTCTATAAAGGAAGGTTGATCAATGGGACAGACGTCGCTGTGAAGAAGCTCCTAAATAATCT TGGCCAAGCTGAGAAAGAATTTCGGGTTGAAGTAGAGGCAATTGGTCATGTTAGACACAAGAATCTAGTGCGTCTTCTTGGTTATTGCATTGAGGGTGTTCACAG GATGCTGGTTTATGAGTATGTCAATAATGGAAACTTGGAGCAGTGGCTGCATGGAGCGATGAGACATCATGGTACACTTACATGGGAAGCCCGTATGAAGGTTCTCCTTGGTACTGCAAAAGC GCTTGCTTACTTGCATGAAGCCATAGAACCTAAAGTAGTTCATCGAGATATTAAGTCTAGTAATATCTTGATTGATGACGAGTTCAACTCCAAGGTCTCTGATTTTGGATTGGCAAAACTCTTGGACTCAGGAGAGAGCCACATCACCACCAGAGTCATGGGCACATTTGG ATATGTGGCTCCAGAATATGCTAATACTGGATTGTTAAATGAGAAGAGCGATGTTTACAGTTTTGGTGTTCTAGTGCTAGAAGCAGTGACTGGTAGAGATCCTGTGGACTATAGCCGTCCTGCTAATGAG GTTAATCTTGTTGAATGGCTCAAAATGATGGTTGGAAATCGAAGGGCAGAGGAAGTTGTGGATCCTAACCTTGAAGTTAAGCCTAATACTCGTGCTTTGAAACGGGCACTTCTGGTTGCACTTAGATGCGTTGATCCTGACTCAGAAAAACGACCTAGAATGAGCCAAGTAGTTAGAATGCTTGAAACTGAAGAAGTTCCATATCGTGAG